Proteins from a genomic interval of Lycium ferocissimum isolate CSIRO_LF1 chromosome 2, AGI_CSIRO_Lferr_CH_V1, whole genome shotgun sequence:
- the LOC132047253 gene encoding glucuronokinase 1-like yields the protein MEKQSAVIEHKSYARVGLLGNPSDVYFGNTISFSLGNFFANVRLQPSQDLVIVPHPSHDLVQFNSISHLVNRLQNEGYYGGVRLLMAIVKIFHNYCKENNITLHDGNFTLSYDTNIPRQTGLSGSSAIVSAALSCLLDFYKVRHLIKVELRPNLVLNAEKELGIVAGLQDRVAQVYGGVVYMDFGKNHMDKLGHGIYTPIDVDLLPPLYLIYAENPSDSGKVHSTVRQRWLDGDEFIRSTMEEVANIAVEGRKALLEKDYNKLTALMNHNFDLRRRMFGDDALGAMNIEMVEIARRVGAASKFTGSGGAVVVFCPDGPSQVKQLEDACHSAGFTFQPIKVMPSFLNEIDLQTLGSK from the exons ATGGAGAAACAATCAGCTGTGATCGAACACAAGTCATATGCTAGAGTTGGATTGCTTGGAAACCCTAGCGATGTTTATTTTGGGAACACAATTTCTTTCAGTCTTGGAAACTTTTTTGCTAATGTTCGTTTACAGCCTTCACAAGATCTTGTTATTGTTCCTCATCCTTCTCATGATCTcgttcaattcaattccatttcTCACCTG GTGAACAGGTTGCAGAATGAGGGATACTATGGAGGAGTGCGTTTACTTATGGCAATAGTTAAAATATTTCACAACTATTGCAAGGAAAACAACATCACCTTACATGATGGGAATTTCACTCTCTCGTATGATACTAACATTCCCCGCCAG ACAGGGCTTTCAGGTTCTAGTGCAATTGTAAGTGCTGCACTGAGTTGCCTTCTTGACTTTTACAAAGTCAGACATCTAATCAAAGTTGAGTTAAGGCCGAACCTTGTCCTTAATGCAGAGAAGGAGCTTGGAATTGTTGCAGGTCTTCAAGATAGAGTGGCTCAGGTGTATGGAGGCGTTGTATATatg GATTTTGGCAAGAATCACATGGATAAATTAGGTCATGGTATATATACACCAATCGATGTTGATCTTCTCCCACCTCTTTATCTGATCTATGCAGAAAATCCCAGTGATTCTGGAAAG GTGCATAGTACAGTTCGACAAAGATGGTTAGACGGTGATGAATTTATAAGATCAACCATGGAAGAGGTTGCAAACATAGCGGTGGAGGGACGTAAAGCTCTTCTTGAGAAGGATTACAATAAGCTGACAGCCCTCATGAATCATAATTTTGACCTGAGAAG GCGTATGTTTGGAGATGATGCCCTTGGAGCTATGAATATAGAGATGGTTGAAATTGCTCGAAGGGTAGGTGCTGCTTCCAAGTTCACAGGAAGTGGTGGGGCTGTGGTTGTTTTTTGTCCGGATGGACCTTCACAAGTGAAGCAGCTGGAGGACGCATGCCACAGTGCTGGTTTCACTTTCCAGCCAATTAAAGTTATGCCTTCGTTTCTAAATGAAATTGATCTTCAAACTCTGGGATCAAAGTGA
- the LOC132047254 gene encoding uncharacterized protein LOC132047254, which translates to MPSENWANGDELELVNDDGFVYKRRKRSQLDPTVTAAPKLPDPAVEKKNRLERKKRALLKIKEKYEKEIQQWELLSNTLKAMQQNAETQQQETATNSPDPPATSSDPTCLPPVDQLLIQVEAQEAVIGNISKLCDIVEAFCDAQEEKKKQSVLDLPIWAHTPSDLISSLCED; encoded by the exons ATGCCCTCAGAGAATTGGGCAAACGGTGACGAGTTAGAGCTGGTTAATGACGATGGGTTCGTCTACAAGCGTCGGAAAAGGTCTCAACTTGACCCGACCGTTACCGCTGCTCCGAAGCTACCAGATCCAGCGGTTGAGAAGAAGAATCGCctggaaaggaaaaaaagggcgctgctgaaaataaaagagaaatatgaaaaaGAGATCCAACAGTGGGAACTTCTATCAAACACCCTGAAGGCAATGCAGCAAAATGCAGAAACTCAACAACAGGAAACTGCCACAAATTCGCCTGACCCGCCGGCCACGTCATCTGATCCGACTTGCCTGCCACCTGTTGATCAGCTTCTTATTCAG GTTGAAGCACAGGAGGCAGTAATTGGCAACATATCTAAACTGTGTGACATTGTGGAAGCCTTCTGTGATGcgcaagaagaaaagaagaaacagtCCGTGTTGGACCTCCCAATTTGGGCACACACACCTAGTGACCTCATTTCTTCATTATGTGAAGATTGA